One region of Labrus mixtus chromosome 1, fLabMix1.1, whole genome shotgun sequence genomic DNA includes:
- the LOC132979482 gene encoding synaptosomal-associated protein 25-A-like isoform X2: MADESDMRNELADLQTRADQVTDESLESTRRMLALVEESKDAGIRTLVMLDEQGEQLDRVEEGMNKVNADLKEAEKDLKDIGQCCGLICPCIKKIKGGGQAWGGNQDGVVNSQPGARVVDEREQMAISGGFIRRVTDDARENEMDENLEQVGGIIGNLRHMALDMGQEIDTQNRQIDRIMEKADSNKTRIDEANQRATKMLGSG; the protein is encoded by the exons ATGGCAGACGAATCAGACATGCGCAACGAGCTGGCTGACCTGCAGACGCGCGCAGACCAGGTGACCGATGAG TCTTTGGAGAGCACTCGGCGTATGCTGGCtctggtggaggag AGTAAAGATGCCGGCATCAGGACTCTGGTCATGTTGGATGAGCAGGGAG AACAACTTGATCGTGTGGAGGAGGGCATGAACAAGGTGAACGCAGACCTGAAGGAGGCCGAGAAAGATTTAAAAGATATAGGCCAGTGCTGTGGTCTGATTTGCCCATGTATTAAAAA GATTAAGGGCGGGGGCCAGGCCTGGGGAGGGAACCAGGATGGCGTGGTGAACAGCCAGCCCGGCGCTCGAGTGGTGGACGAGCGTGAACAGATGGCCATCAGTGGGGGCTTCATCCgcag GGTAACAGACGACGCCCGGGAGAACGAGATGGATGAGAACCTGGAGCAGGTGGGCGGGATCATCGGGAATCTGCGTCACATGGCCCTGGACATGGGCCAGGAGATCGACACCCAGAACCGCCAGATCGACAGGATCATGGAGAAG gCTGATTCCAACAAGACCCGGATTGACGAGGCCAACCAGCGTGCTACAAAGATGTTGGGCAGTGGCTAa
- the LOC132979482 gene encoding synaptosomal-associated protein 25-A-like isoform X1 yields the protein MADESDMRNELADLQTRADQVTDESLESTRRMLALVEESKDAGIRTLVMLDEQGEQLERIEEGMDQINKDMKDAEKNLNNLGQFCGLCSCPCNKIKGGGQAWGGNQDGVVNSQPGARVVDEREQMAISGGFIRRVTDDARENEMDENLEQVGGIIGNLRHMALDMGQEIDTQNRQIDRIMEKADSNKTRIDEANQRATKMLGSG from the exons ATGGCAGACGAATCAGACATGCGCAACGAGCTGGCTGACCTGCAGACGCGCGCAGACCAGGTGACCGATGAG TCTTTGGAGAGCACTCGGCGTATGCTGGCtctggtggaggag AGTAAAGATGCCGGCATCAGGACTCTGGTCATGTTGGATGAGCAGGGAG AGCAACTGGAGCGCATCGAGGAGGGGATGGACCAAATCAATAAGGACATGAAGGATGCAGAAAAGAATTTGAACAATCTAGGACAGTTCTGTGGTCTGTGTTCATGTCCCTGTAACAA GATTAAGGGCGGGGGCCAGGCCTGGGGAGGGAACCAGGATGGCGTGGTGAACAGCCAGCCCGGCGCTCGAGTGGTGGACGAGCGTGAACAGATGGCCATCAGTGGGGGCTTCATCCgcag GGTAACAGACGACGCCCGGGAGAACGAGATGGATGAGAACCTGGAGCAGGTGGGCGGGATCATCGGGAATCTGCGTCACATGGCCCTGGACATGGGCCAGGAGATCGACACCCAGAACCGCCAGATCGACAGGATCATGGAGAAG gCTGATTCCAACAAGACCCGGATTGACGAGGCCAACCAGCGTGCTACAAAGATGTTGGGCAGTGGCTAa